A single genomic interval of Pyrobaculum arsenaticum DSM 13514 harbors:
- a CDS encoding DUF2175 domain-containing protein, whose amino-acid sequence MRQLKKWKCAVCGEDIIEGQVFTFYAKGPVHWECLEKELSGKVYKDVDSAALLRLDHFLHEGIVLAKELEYLAQGEAAKERIREVRKQLEVLAAKLTNELTSKLI is encoded by the coding sequence ATGCGCCAGTTGAAGAAGTGGAAATGCGCCGTGTGCGGCGAGGACATAATCGAGGGGCAGGTGTTCACATTCTACGCAAAGGGCCCAGTCCACTGGGAGTGCCTCGAAAAGGAGCTGTCGGGCAAGGTGTACAAAGACGTGGACTCCGCGGCTCTGCTCAGGCTGGACCACTTCCTCCACGAGGGCATCGTCCTCGCCAAGGAGCTGGAGTACCTCGCCCAGGGGGAGGCAGCCAAGGAGAGGATTAGGGAAGTCCGCAAACAGCTGGAGGTCCTAGCGGCGAAGCTGACCAACGAGCTAACCTCAAAATTAATCTAG
- a CDS encoding 50S ribosomal protein L3: MGLKINRPRRGSMGVYPRKRAADIVPRVRTWPDVNLGKPALLGFAAYKAGMLHAVVVDDRPTSPLYGKEVVKAVTVLDAPPLFVWGFRLYTLDPTNGYLRSAAEVWAGELPKHLSRVLTLPEKVDVDKQMKQVEEYRDVAVEVRALVATQPHLSGIGKKTPELLEIPIGGVPNIDERIKFAISLLGKTVSPKDVFSPGQLVDVIAVTKGKGWQGVVKRFGVTILPRWHKHRKGHRRTGTIGPQAPALMFTQPRPGQMGFHQRTEYNKRLLKIGENGAEITPKSGFPHYGVIKGPYILIQGSLPGARKRLVVLRHPARPPRRAPPTTEPQVVWVSSQQP; this comes from the coding sequence ATGGGCCTTAAGATCAACAGGCCGCGCCGCGGCTCAATGGGAGTATACCCAAGGAAGCGCGCCGCCGATATTGTGCCCAGGGTGAGGACTTGGCCAGACGTCAATTTGGGGAAGCCCGCCCTCCTCGGCTTCGCCGCCTACAAGGCCGGCATGTTGCACGCCGTGGTCGTAGACGACCGACCGACGAGCCCCCTCTACGGCAAGGAGGTGGTCAAGGCAGTCACGGTGTTGGACGCCCCGCCCCTCTTCGTGTGGGGCTTTAGGCTATACACCCTAGACCCCACCAACGGCTACCTCAGGTCAGCCGCCGAGGTCTGGGCGGGGGAGTTGCCCAAGCACCTCAGCAGAGTGCTGACCCTCCCAGAAAAGGTAGACGTGGATAAGCAGATGAAGCAGGTAGAGGAGTACAGAGACGTCGCAGTGGAGGTAAGGGCCCTAGTCGCCACGCAGCCCCACCTCTCCGGGATAGGGAAAAAGACGCCGGAGCTCTTGGAGATACCCATCGGCGGAGTCCCCAACATCGACGAGAGGATCAAATTCGCCATCTCGTTGCTGGGCAAGACCGTTTCTCCCAAAGACGTCTTCTCGCCGGGGCAGCTGGTGGACGTGATAGCGGTGACTAAGGGCAAGGGCTGGCAGGGCGTGGTGAAGAGATTCGGCGTAACCATACTGCCGAGGTGGCACAAACACAGGAAGGGCCACAGGAGGACCGGCACCATCGGCCCCCAGGCACCTGCCTTGATGTTCACGCAGCCGAGGCCCGGCCAGATGGGCTTCCACCAGCGCACGGAGTACAACAAGAGACTTCTCAAAATTGGCGAAAACGGAGCCGAGATAACGCCCAAATCGGGCTTCCCCCACTACGGCGTGATTAAAGGGCCGTATATATTAATACAGGGCAGTTTGCCGGGGGCGAGGAAGAGACTAGTAGTGCTGAGACACCCCGCCAGGCCGCCCCGCAGAGCTCCGCCCACCACAGAGCCCCAAGTAGTCTGGGTAAGCTCCCAACAGCCCTAG
- the rpl4p gene encoding 50S ribosomal protein L4, whose product MIEAMLKFKQLDFSPYIQPLQERPPEKLKVYGPDGAYIAEIDAPPHFFEPVRPDLIRRAYLSALSARFQPKGVYEGAGKEHSCESFGVGLGIARIPRYKGSLWPRGCFSPNTRGGRRAHPPRVEKKLHEEINKKEKNLAIRSAIAATAYRTWVATRGHVIDKVQSLPVVVSGDAEKIAKAKEARKLFEALGLWPDVERAAEGTKIRAGKGKMRGRRYKEPKSVLVVVSAADAPLAAAVRNFPGVDVVPAEHLNMLVLAPGAVPGRLTLWTAPAVEKLRGLFL is encoded by the coding sequence ATGATAGAAGCGATGCTTAAGTTCAAGCAACTGGACTTCAGCCCATACATCCAGCCGCTACAGGAGCGGCCTCCGGAGAAGCTGAAAGTATACGGCCCCGACGGGGCTTACATAGCGGAGATAGACGCCCCGCCGCACTTCTTCGAGCCCGTCAGGCCCGACCTCATAAGAAGGGCGTACCTCAGCGCGTTGAGCGCCAGGTTCCAGCCAAAAGGCGTATACGAAGGCGCAGGCAAAGAACACAGTTGCGAGTCCTTCGGCGTCGGGCTCGGCATAGCCAGGATACCGAGGTACAAAGGCTCCCTCTGGCCCAGGGGGTGCTTCTCGCCCAACACCCGGGGAGGCAGGAGGGCCCACCCGCCGAGGGTAGAAAAGAAGCTCCACGAGGAGATAAACAAGAAGGAGAAAAACCTAGCGATTAGGTCGGCAATAGCCGCCACGGCCTACCGCACCTGGGTAGCCACCCGCGGCCACGTCATAGACAAGGTCCAGTCCCTCCCAGTAGTCGTCTCCGGCGACGCCGAGAAGATAGCCAAGGCAAAAGAGGCCAGGAAGCTCTTCGAGGCGCTGGGGCTGTGGCCCGACGTGGAGAGAGCCGCAGAGGGGACCAAGATCAGGGCCGGCAAGGGGAAGATGAGGGGCAGGCGCTACAAGGAGCCGAAAAGCGTCCTCGTCGTGGTATCTGCGGCAGACGCCCCGCTCGCCGCCGCCGTGAGGAACTTCCCAGGCGTCGACGTGGTGCCCGCCGAGCACCTAAACATGCTGGTACTAGCACCCGGCGCAGTCCCCGGGAGGCTCACCCTCTGGACAGCCCCAGCAGTAGAAAAACTCAGAGGGCTATTCCTATGA
- a CDS encoding 50S ribosomal protein L23, protein MIVRRILITEKTLRLAEKENKITIIVDRTATKKQIADEVARLYNVKVDKVNTVITPQGEKKAYVKLAEGYNAMDLLSRLGVL, encoded by the coding sequence ATGATCGTAAGAAGAATTCTCATAACAGAAAAAACCCTCCGCCTCGCCGAGAAAGAAAACAAAATAACAATAATAGTAGACAGGACAGCCACAAAGAAGCAGATAGCCGACGAAGTAGCCAGACTATACAACGTCAAAGTAGACAAAGTAAATACCGTAATAACCCCACAAGGCGAGAAAAAAGCCTACGTCAAGCTAGCAGAGGGCTACAACGCAATGGACCTACTAAGCAGGCTGGGAGTTTTATAA
- a CDS encoding RAD55 family ATPase — protein sequence MIELIEAAKEGLTLIYGPPGAGKTSIALRIADRLANRILWVSTTEGPKYLGAAAKRVGANPEKFAFLDFPRAFREDILRYVTEHANEYDLLVVDSVNGLSAAVPSLEKAVHSVLYQISHDKPVILVSEEEPLKLHYIADNVVHVWYKKNSIGHIIRYAQLEKSRRMPPSPRYIFEILDDKVMYLYFSSGLYTGKIVELEKLGVTVPVKSTICITSSKTSKVLELLSRIKDEAVFLKLGPWEAYRGLELREGQEYQARTFQDLFKLLDLFIKGKISPKYLVVNGFLNMSDEEIMDYILYIGSCLSYIDFVLLVDIGAPEETKRLQKFCTDRILID from the coding sequence GTGATAGAGCTCATCGAGGCCGCTAAAGAGGGGCTCACCTTGATATACGGACCGCCAGGCGCGGGGAAGACCTCAATTGCTTTAAGAATAGCAGACCGGCTTGCAAATAGGATACTGTGGGTTTCCACCACTGAGGGGCCTAAATATCTCGGGGCTGCCGCCAAGCGGGTAGGGGCCAACCCGGAGAAGTTCGCCTTTTTGGACTTCCCCCGCGCCTTCCGGGAGGATATCCTGCGGTATGTCACGGAACATGCAAACGAGTACGATTTACTAGTCGTAGACTCCGTCAACGGCTTGTCCGCGGCTGTCCCCTCTCTGGAGAAGGCGGTCCACTCCGTCTTGTACCAAATCTCGCACGACAAGCCAGTGATCCTCGTCTCCGAGGAGGAGCCCCTCAAGCTCCACTACATAGCAGACAACGTAGTTCACGTGTGGTACAAGAAAAACAGCATAGGCCACATAATCCGCTACGCCCAGCTCGAGAAGTCCAGGAGAATGCCGCCAAGCCCACGTTACATCTTCGAAATCCTTGACGACAAGGTAATGTATCTGTATTTCTCCAGCGGCCTTTATACAGGGAAAATTGTTGAACTAGAAAAACTAGGCGTCACCGTACCCGTTAAGAGTACAATTTGTATTACCTCAAGTAAAACAAGCAAAGTACTAGAGTTACTAAGCCGCATAAAAGACGAGGCTGTGTTCCTAAAGCTCGGCCCTTGGGAGGCCTATAGGGGCCTAGAACTAAGAGAGGGACAGGAATATCAAGCGAGAACCTTCCAAGATCTATTCAAATTATTAGATCTTTTCATAAAAGGGAAAATTTCACCCAAGTACTTAGTCGTAAACGGATTCCTAAACATGAGCGATGAAGAAATAATGGATTATATTCTCTACATAGGGTCCTGCCTCAGCTATATTGACTTCGTGCTGTTAGTAGATATTGGCGCACCGGAAGAGACAAAAAGGTTACAAAAGTTTTGCACGGACAGGATCTTAATTGATTAA
- a CDS encoding exosome complex RNA-binding protein Csl4 yields MKKAVVTPGEVVAYAEEFETKGAVYNTGYEYRAATLGIAAYDPKTHTAVVKPTRKPPIPQPGTVVYCQVTSKGRRAYQLRCFAVEEGRSPADMKYTITGVLPHFFSDGELGIGDYIRAKVVSTYGPPIIVSIRGPTYGAVLSRCPKCGTVLKRRGMTLNCPNCSTEVKRKLAVGYYTG; encoded by the coding sequence GTGAAGAAAGCCGTAGTAACGCCCGGCGAGGTGGTGGCATACGCCGAGGAGTTCGAAACAAAAGGCGCAGTCTACAACACCGGCTACGAGTACCGAGCCGCGACGCTCGGAATCGCGGCATACGACCCAAAAACACACACAGCCGTGGTAAAGCCCACCAGAAAGCCCCCAATACCCCAACCAGGCACCGTGGTCTACTGCCAAGTAACCAGCAAGGGAAGGAGAGCATACCAGCTCAGATGCTTCGCGGTAGAAGAGGGGAGATCGCCGGCCGATATGAAATACACAATCACAGGCGTACTCCCGCACTTCTTCTCAGACGGCGAGCTCGGCATAGGCGACTACATCAGGGCGAAGGTAGTATCCACCTACGGCCCCCCCATAATCGTGTCGATACGGGGCCCCACATACGGCGCAGTACTCTCCAGATGCCCCAAATGCGGCACAGTGCTGAAGAGGAGGGGCATGACCCTAAACTGCCCCAACTGCTCCACCGAGGTAAAGCGGAAGCTGGCAGTAGGCTACTACACCGGATAA
- a CDS encoding DUF2067 family protein: MYLTLSFKFSSREEVVRFLSFLEKHLKTTYLVTTRLDHVYVQLEGEEKELEEAAALVKRLAGLARQGRGVVQIPLLVLFRDANLARPIPPDAVADALTLSGVASHVRGDVLETSAPYEEVLKTAEALSRMYEEAERLPLTPQARKVAVAYAYARGVPIEKAVEELAEAGLLNKGSVISLRYPLEEVRRRLQSLNRPG; the protein is encoded by the coding sequence GTGTACTTGACGCTGTCCTTTAAATTCAGCAGTAGGGAGGAGGTGGTGCGTTTTCTATCTTTTCTGGAGAAGCACCTCAAGACCACGTACCTCGTCACCACGCGCCTAGACCACGTCTACGTCCAGCTGGAGGGGGAGGAGAAGGAGCTGGAGGAGGCGGCCGCACTAGTGAAAAGGCTGGCGGGGCTGGCGAGGCAGGGCCGGGGGGTTGTCCAGATACCTCTCCTCGTGCTTTTCAGAGACGCAAACTTGGCGAGGCCTATTCCTCCAGACGCCGTGGCCGATGCGTTGACGCTCAGCGGCGTTGCCTCGCATGTGAGGGGCGACGTGTTGGAGACCTCTGCGCCGTACGAGGAGGTGCTGAAAACCGCAGAGGCGCTTTCTAGGATGTACGAGGAGGCGGAGAGGCTTCCTCTGACGCCCCAGGCCAGGAAGGTGGCGGTGGCCTACGCATATGCAAGGGGGGTGCCCATAGAGAAGGCGGTGGAGGAGCTGGCCGAGGCCGGCCTGCTGAACAAGGGGTCTGTAATAAGCCTCCGCTACCCGCTGGAGGAGGTGAGGAGGAGGTTGCAAAGTTTAAATAGGCCCGGCTAG
- a CDS encoding DNA-directed RNA polymerase subunit L has product MLQLEIVRLDDKYLEFRAKGDTYTLFSPLVEYLSGDPDVEYVQFDVDHPLQENVHFKLKVRRGSPLEAVQRAVNAILSDLEELEKGFFS; this is encoded by the coding sequence GTGTTGCAGCTGGAGATTGTAAGGCTCGACGACAAGTACTTAGAGTTTAGGGCAAAGGGCGACACCTACACCTTGTTCTCCCCCCTCGTGGAGTACCTCTCAGGCGACCCAGACGTGGAGTATGTACAATTCGACGTGGACCACCCGTTGCAGGAGAACGTGCACTTTAAGCTAAAGGTTAGGCGGGGGAGCCCCCTCGAGGCGGTTCAGAGGGCGGTTAACGCCATTCTCTCAGACCTAGAGGAGCTTGAGAAGGGCTTCTTTTCGTGA
- a CDS encoding ribosome biogenesis protein yields the protein MILVLAESALELVPREIWSHPAVVADARRRGKKPGGILLDRSRHHPAMAVLLDSRRRGRPDIVHQALLVFQYSLLAARGLGRMYIHTLGDYVISVDPSTRVPKNYNNFVSLVEQLFATGRVPPEGRPLMEIRRQGLRDLLTELGGRWVVMHEAGLRIPLVQLGKEVLDSVVVIGGFPHGDFNNKWVLEEAAARYSLGEVAMDAAQVACRVVAAAEAAAGLL from the coding sequence GTGATTCTTGTCCTGGCCGAGTCTGCCCTAGAGCTTGTTCCGAGGGAGATCTGGAGCCACCCAGCAGTCGTGGCCGACGCCCGGCGCCGTGGGAAGAAGCCGGGCGGGATCCTGCTGGACAGGTCTAGGCACCACCCGGCCATGGCGGTGCTTTTGGACTCTAGGCGTAGGGGGAGGCCCGATATTGTCCACCAAGCGCTTCTTGTGTTCCAGTACAGTCTCCTCGCCGCGAGGGGGCTGGGGAGGATGTACATACATACGCTGGGGGATTATGTAATTTCCGTCGATCCCTCCACCCGCGTGCCGAAGAACTACAACAACTTCGTCTCTTTAGTAGAGCAGCTCTTCGCCACGGGGAGGGTGCCCCCCGAGGGCAGGCCGCTTATGGAGATCCGGCGTCAAGGCCTCCGAGATCTCCTTACGGAGCTGGGCGGCCGCTGGGTGGTAATGCATGAGGCGGGGTTGAGAATTCCCCTTGTACAGCTTGGAAAAGAAGTACTAGACTCGGTGGTGGTTATCGGCGGGTTCCCACATGGCGATTTCAACAACAAGTGGGTTCTCGAAGAGGCCGCGGCGAGGTACAGCCTTGGCGAGGTGGCCATGGACGCGGCCCAGGTGGCGTGTAGGGTAGTGGCCGCGGCGGAGGCGGCGGCCGGCTTGTTGTAA
- a CDS encoding S8 family peptidase: protein MSKMLYVLALALLVVYIQAARVVVGYADAPPDMAHINATGDVKVLKHLKEIKALVLNIPDHKVGELKKLKGIKYVEEDKIAKAFGFGDYADVQWNVKMINAHLVWDQYFVTIGDAAFGYGVTVAVLDTGIDYKHPQLSGKVVYCIYTVGTRLYKGTNLGNCADRNGHGTHVAGIIAASLDNVGVAGVAPKVKLIAVKVLSDSGSGYYSDIAEGIIEAVKAGATILSMSLGGPSDSSVLRDASYWAYQQGAVQVVAAGNSGDGNPSTDNVSYPARYSWVIAVAAVDQNGVVPTWSSDGPEVDVAAPGVNILSTYPGGRYAYMSGTSMATPHVTGVVALIQAIRLAYGKRLLTPDEVYQVLTTTARDIGTPGFDVFTGYGLVDAYAAVASALAK from the coding sequence ATGTCCAAGATGTTGTATGTGTTGGCGCTGGCGTTGCTAGTCGTGTATATACAAGCGGCGAGGGTGGTTGTGGGCTACGCTGATGCGCCTCCCGACATGGCTCACATCAACGCCACGGGCGATGTGAAGGTTTTGAAACATCTAAAAGAGATAAAGGCGCTTGTGCTGAACATCCCGGATCACAAGGTCGGCGAGTTGAAGAAGTTGAAGGGGATTAAATACGTCGAGGAGGACAAGATTGCGAAGGCCTTCGGGTTCGGCGACTATGCAGACGTGCAGTGGAACGTGAAGATGATAAATGCGCACCTCGTGTGGGATCAGTACTTCGTTACAATAGGCGATGCCGCATTTGGCTACGGGGTGACTGTGGCTGTGTTGGATACCGGCATAGACTACAAACACCCACAGCTCTCAGGCAAGGTGGTGTACTGCATATACACAGTGGGTACTAGGCTCTACAAGGGGACAAACCTAGGCAACTGTGCCGATAGAAATGGCCACGGGACGCACGTGGCTGGCATAATCGCCGCCTCGCTTGACAACGTCGGCGTTGCCGGCGTGGCGCCGAAGGTCAAGCTTATAGCTGTGAAGGTGCTCTCGGACTCGGGCTCTGGATACTACAGCGACATAGCGGAGGGAATTATAGAGGCGGTAAAAGCCGGTGCGACGATCCTCTCTATGTCGCTGGGCGGGCCCTCAGACTCTTCTGTGCTTAGAGATGCCTCGTATTGGGCGTACCAGCAAGGCGCCGTCCAGGTAGTGGCCGCTGGCAACTCGGGCGATGGTAACCCATCGACGGACAACGTCTCGTACCCCGCTAGGTACAGCTGGGTAATTGCGGTAGCCGCCGTTGACCAAAACGGCGTCGTCCCCACGTGGAGTAGCGACGGCCCCGAGGTAGACGTGGCCGCGCCCGGCGTAAACATCTTATCCACGTATCCAGGCGGCAGATATGCGTATATGTCCGGCACATCTATGGCCACGCCGCATGTCACAGGCGTAGTGGCGCTGATTCAAGCCATCAGGTTGGCCTACGGCAAGAGGTTACTCACGCCGGACGAGGTGTATCAAGTCCTCACCACGACTGCAAGGGACATAGGGACGCCGGGATTTGACGTATTCACCGGATACGGCCTCGTGGACGCCTACGCCGCGGTTGCCTCCGCCCTTGCTAAGTAG
- a CDS encoding 3-isopropylmalate dehydratase large subunit, protein MPTWTEHIFYKKTGRIPSPGDVVEVAPDLVGFHDLTGYHVLEVLEHMGKVEVFDNEKVVVAFDHLSPPPNQRAAEIMVYIRRHVKSLGLPHFFDVGGGILHQIILERYAMPGQVIFTADSHGNTAGAVGAFAHGMGATDIAAALKLGKTWLVVPAPFKVEVRGEFPPGVMGKDVALHLLGQFGAEGFNGYSVEVFVERPKVFPMDDRATVGNMSTEMGADALMFIPDAVTAEYLKTARGVDYTPPSLEPGNYADKYTVELGRLEPLVAAPHSVDNVKTVREVEGVEVDQVFIGSCTNGRLRDIATAARILKGRRVKTRCIAIPASYEVFKTAMKLGYIDVLTEAGCVVTYGTCGPCLGGHFGVAGPGEVHLTTSNRNFKGRVGHPEAKIYLANPAVAAATAAEGRIADPRPYLKH, encoded by the coding sequence ATGCCCACGTGGACTGAGCACATATTTTATAAAAAGACGGGGCGTATTCCTTCGCCTGGCGACGTGGTGGAGGTCGCGCCGGATCTCGTGGGGTTCCACGACTTGACGGGGTACCACGTGTTAGAGGTCTTGGAGCACATGGGGAAGGTGGAGGTATTCGACAATGAGAAGGTGGTGGTGGCCTTCGACCATCTCTCGCCGCCTCCCAACCAGCGCGCCGCGGAGATCATGGTGTACATACGGAGGCACGTGAAGTCGCTTGGCCTCCCCCACTTCTTCGACGTCGGAGGGGGCATCCTCCACCAGATCATCTTAGAGAGGTACGCAATGCCGGGGCAGGTAATCTTCACGGCTGACAGCCACGGCAACACCGCCGGGGCGGTTGGCGCCTTTGCCCACGGCATGGGGGCCACGGACATAGCCGCGGCGCTTAAGCTGGGCAAGACGTGGCTCGTTGTGCCGGCGCCGTTCAAGGTGGAGGTAAGGGGCGAATTCCCCCCGGGCGTCATGGGCAAAGACGTGGCGTTGCACCTCCTGGGCCAGTTCGGGGCGGAGGGGTTCAACGGCTACTCTGTAGAGGTCTTCGTGGAGCGCCCTAAGGTCTTTCCCATGGATGACAGGGCGACGGTGGGCAACATGTCAACAGAGATGGGGGCCGACGCGTTGATGTTCATCCCAGACGCCGTCACCGCTGAGTACTTAAAGACGGCCCGCGGCGTGGACTACACGCCCCCCTCCCTGGAACCCGGCAACTACGCCGACAAGTACACAGTGGAGCTGGGTAGACTGGAGCCACTAGTCGCGGCGCCCCACAGCGTGGACAACGTAAAGACCGTGAGGGAGGTGGAGGGCGTCGAGGTGGATCAAGTCTTTATCGGCAGTTGCACAAACGGCAGGCTGCGCGACATAGCAACGGCGGCGAGGATCCTAAAGGGGCGAAGGGTAAAGACGAGGTGCATCGCCATCCCCGCCAGCTACGAGGTGTTCAAAACAGCCATGAAGCTAGGATACATAGACGTCTTGACGGAGGCGGGTTGCGTAGTCACCTACGGTACCTGCGGCCCCTGCCTAGGCGGCCACTTCGGAGTGGCTGGGCCAGGCGAGGTCCACCTAACAACGTCAAACCGCAACTTCAAGGGGAGGGTAGGACACCCAGAGGCGAAGATATACCTTGCCAACCCCGCAGTCGCCGCCGCGACAGCCGCAGAAGGCCGCATCGCCGATCCAAGGCCCTACCTCAAGCATTAA
- the argF gene encoding ornithine carbamoyltransferase, translating to MRHLLTLLEFAPHEVEDLLRISRDFKTRFLAGEVYTPLFLGRVLLLYFEKHSTRTRLSLTAAAAQLGMQAVYTTPNELQLARGETVADTMRVVSRYAAAVAARVYKHETLDEMARHSSIPVINALSDRHHPLQALADALTLWERSGRLHNLKVAFVGDVSNNVATSLAVIGAKLGWEVRLVGPKQLWNQKLVDELAEDLAKTGARIYFTDSINDVAGVDGVYTDVWVSMGFEKEAEERRRILKPYQVNSRVMDIAGKKAVFLHCLPAHRGEEVTDDVIDGPQSAVWDQAENRMHTAKAVLAYLLKTR from the coding sequence ATGAGACACTTGCTTACGTTATTAGAGTTTGCCCCCCACGAGGTTGAGGATCTTCTGCGCATATCAAGAGATTTCAAGACGAGGTTCTTAGCCGGCGAGGTATACACCCCTCTCTTCCTGGGTAGAGTCCTTCTTCTATATTTCGAGAAACACAGCACAAGAACGAGGCTTTCCCTCACCGCCGCGGCCGCCCAGTTGGGCATGCAGGCCGTGTACACCACGCCAAACGAGCTCCAGCTCGCCAGGGGAGAGACTGTCGCAGACACTATGAGAGTCGTGTCTAGATACGCCGCGGCTGTGGCGGCTAGGGTGTACAAGCACGAGACGCTGGATGAAATGGCCAGGCACAGCTCAATACCTGTAATCAACGCCTTGTCCGACAGACACCACCCGCTCCAAGCACTGGCCGACGCGCTGACGCTGTGGGAGAGGTCGGGGAGGCTTCACAACTTGAAGGTGGCGTTTGTTGGCGATGTATCGAACAACGTGGCTACTAGCCTCGCAGTAATCGGCGCCAAGCTGGGCTGGGAGGTGCGCCTCGTCGGGCCGAAGCAGTTGTGGAACCAGAAACTCGTCGACGAGCTGGCCGAGGACCTCGCCAAGACTGGGGCGAGGATATACTTCACAGACTCGATAAACGATGTGGCTGGAGTAGACGGCGTATACACCGACGTTTGGGTCTCCATGGGATTTGAAAAGGAGGCCGAGGAGCGGAGAAGGATTCTAAAGCCCTACCAAGTCAACAGCCGCGTCATGGACATCGCCGGGAAGAAGGCGGTGTTCCTCCACTGCCTCCCAGCACACCGCGGCGAGGAGGTCACCGACGACGTGATAGACGGCCCCCAGTCAGCCGTTTGGGACCAGGCGGAGAACAGGATGCACACTGCGAAGGCGGTCCTGGCGTATTTACTAAAAACGCGCTGA
- the lysS gene encoding homocitrate synthase encodes MWWHVPGESRVSILDSTLREGEQTPGVVFSEEWRVRIAKALSDIGVGMIEVGDPSVAPDIKSAIKKIVKLKKDGEIRSHIVVHSRAVKQDLENAASLEPDRVAVFYGVSDLHLKHKHRKTREEALSIIAEMVSFAKSHGVAVRFTAEDASRADLGYLIEVVKTAYEAGADRVSIADTVGVFTPDRAREVFAKVKAAVPGVGLDIHAHNDFGMAVANSLAAVEGGADVVHTTVNGLGERAGITPLQVFAAAYYYHKGVKLVELEKLPEITAMVEAASGITLMPTYPIVGENAFTHKAGVHQAGVLANPETYEPIPPEVVGRTRDFSLDKYSGRKAIQHRLEKLGVSLQPEALDKVVEEVKRMNAPRLRDEDLLEIVEKVSGVRYRAIVNRHIEAYIWLKVANNVYTTSVARRVAALKNVVSVSEITGEYDIVVKLVAENTEELNQAIESIRQIKGVASTFTSIVLKELPTISMQTRA; translated from the coding sequence CTGTGGTGGCATGTCCCAGGGGAAAGCCGCGTCTCAATACTAGACTCAACGCTTAGAGAAGGAGAGCAGACTCCAGGGGTTGTATTCTCGGAGGAGTGGCGTGTTAGAATTGCCAAGGCCCTCTCGGATATAGGCGTTGGGATGATAGAAGTGGGCGATCCCAGCGTGGCCCCCGACATAAAGTCGGCGATAAAGAAGATCGTTAAGTTGAAGAAGGACGGCGAGATTAGAAGCCATATCGTCGTCCACAGCAGGGCGGTGAAGCAAGATCTGGAAAACGCCGCGTCTCTGGAGCCGGATAGGGTCGCGGTGTTCTACGGGGTGAGCGACTTGCACTTGAAGCACAAGCACAGGAAGACGAGGGAGGAGGCGCTGTCCATAATTGCAGAGATGGTCTCCTTTGCCAAGTCACACGGCGTTGCTGTTAGGTTCACCGCAGAGGACGCATCGAGGGCCGATCTCGGCTACTTGATAGAGGTCGTAAAGACCGCATATGAGGCCGGCGCGGATCGGGTCAGCATAGCGGACACGGTAGGGGTCTTCACGCCGGACAGAGCCAGGGAGGTGTTCGCCAAGGTGAAGGCCGCCGTGCCGGGGGTTGGGCTGGACATACACGCACACAACGACTTCGGGATGGCCGTGGCCAACAGCTTGGCGGCGGTTGAGGGCGGGGCAGACGTAGTCCACACCACGGTGAACGGGCTTGGGGAGAGGGCAGGCATCACGCCCCTGCAAGTCTTCGCCGCGGCTTACTACTACCACAAGGGGGTTAAGCTAGTGGAGCTGGAAAAGCTACCCGAGATAACCGCCATGGTAGAGGCGGCCAGCGGGATAACGCTGATGCCGACATACCCTATTGTTGGAGAAAACGCCTTTACGCACAAGGCCGGGGTACACCAGGCAGGCGTCTTGGCCAACCCCGAGACGTACGAGCCGATCCCGCCAGAGGTGGTGGGGAGGACGCGCGACTTCTCTCTGGACAAGTACAGCGGGAGGAAGGCTATCCAGCACCGCTTGGAGAAGCTAGGCGTCTCGCTCCAGCCTGAGGCCTTGGACAAGGTGGTGGAGGAGGTTAAGAGGATGAACGCGCCTAGGCTGAGGGACGAGGATTTGTTAGAGATAGTGGAAAAGGTGTCCGGCGTCAGGTACAGGGCTATCGTCAACAGGCACATAGAGGCCTACATCTGGCTTAAGGTGGCGAACAACGTGTACACCACCTCAGTGGCGAGGAGGGTCGCCGCCTTGAAAAACGTCGTGTCGGTCTCCGAAATAACTGGCGAGTACGACATCGTCGTTAAACTTGTGGCGGAGAACACCGAGGAGCTGAACCAGGCGATTGAAAGCATAAGGCAGATCAAAGGCGTCGCCTCGACCTTCACCAGTATTGTGCTGAAGGAGTTGCCGACGATCAGCATGCAGACCAGGGCTTAA